The following proteins are encoded in a genomic region of Sorangiineae bacterium MSr12523:
- a CDS encoding PTS sugar transporter subunit IIA, whose translation MRLTDLLSAERVCVRRGNETVSSKKEALALLADLLADGSQPAIPRDTIESILTEREKLQSTGIGDGVAIPHGAVAELDRQCAALLIVPDGIDFDAIDGEKANLLFSVITPKRATGEHLKTLARISRLLRNRGFRERLLAAEDGRAAFELIASEEGGTS comes from the coding sequence ATGCGACTTACGGATCTTCTCTCGGCGGAGCGTGTTTGCGTTCGCCGGGGCAATGAAACGGTTTCGAGCAAGAAAGAGGCACTGGCCCTGCTTGCAGATCTGCTCGCCGATGGATCCCAACCGGCCATCCCGCGCGACACGATCGAGAGCATCCTGACGGAGCGCGAAAAATTGCAATCGACGGGTATCGGCGATGGAGTGGCGATTCCGCACGGGGCAGTGGCGGAGCTCGATAGGCAATGCGCGGCATTGCTCATCGTTCCGGACGGCATCGACTTCGATGCCATCGATGGAGAAAAGGCCAATTTGCTCTTCTCGGTCATCACGCCGAAACGAGCCACGGGTGAGCATCTGAAGACGCTCGCCCGCATCTCGCGTTTGCTTCGCAACCGCGGCTTTCGGGAGCGGCTTCTTGCCGCGGAGGATGGCCGAGCGGCGTTCGAGCTCATAGCTTCGGAGGAGGGAGGCACTTCGTGA
- the hprK gene encoding HPr(Ser) kinase/phosphatase has translation MRSSDQSGNSSPPGMPPSVQSQGEISVETFVSDPGLAIRLRQVAGEGGLQRPIRHPRVQKSGLALAGHFYGVVPTRVQVLGETELSYLEALDPGVRGVAARGFFSLGLSCVIVTSNHTPPRALLTAAEATGTPLFVSPSRSSRTINAVHAVLDDRLAPQAQLHGVLVDVFGIGLLLLGKSGIGKSECALELVLRGHRLVADDVVVCDWRPPGMVFGAPADLLRHHIEVRGLGVLNVKALFGVTSVRERKRIDIVMRLADWDEAVEYDRLGLEDKYYTILNTPIRELTVPVRPGRDMGSILEIAARNELLRRAGTNSSREFKDRLEQQLVTRAAIDEPDTLLESAPDASSPSSPETEEDTAERPSWAALAERAAGLNESSAWIPIRPSRKGDDE, from the coding sequence ATGCGTAGCTCCGACCAGAGTGGCAATAGTTCCCCACCCGGCATGCCACCCAGCGTGCAGTCTCAGGGGGAAATCTCGGTGGAGACGTTCGTGTCCGATCCGGGGCTTGCCATTCGGTTGAGGCAGGTTGCGGGCGAAGGCGGGCTCCAGCGGCCCATCCGCCATCCACGGGTGCAGAAGTCGGGTCTGGCGTTGGCGGGGCACTTTTATGGCGTGGTGCCCACGCGCGTGCAGGTCCTGGGGGAAACCGAGCTGTCGTACCTCGAGGCGCTCGATCCGGGCGTGCGCGGAGTGGCCGCGCGGGGGTTTTTCTCGCTCGGACTGTCGTGCGTCATCGTGACGAGCAATCACACGCCGCCGCGGGCGCTGCTCACGGCCGCAGAGGCCACGGGCACGCCGCTGTTCGTGTCGCCGAGCCGCTCGAGCCGCACCATCAACGCCGTGCATGCCGTGTTGGACGATCGGCTGGCGCCGCAAGCGCAGCTGCACGGGGTGCTGGTCGACGTATTTGGCATTGGGCTCCTGCTCCTCGGCAAGAGCGGGATCGGTAAAAGCGAGTGCGCGCTCGAGCTCGTCCTGCGGGGCCATCGCCTCGTGGCGGACGACGTGGTGGTCTGCGATTGGCGCCCGCCGGGCATGGTCTTCGGTGCACCGGCCGACCTCTTGCGGCATCACATCGAAGTACGTGGCCTGGGCGTGCTCAACGTGAAAGCCTTGTTTGGCGTCACCTCCGTGCGCGAGCGCAAGCGTATCGACATCGTGATGCGCCTGGCCGATTGGGACGAGGCGGTCGAATACGACCGGCTCGGGCTGGAAGACAAGTACTACACGATCCTGAATACCCCGATCCGGGAGCTGACCGTTCCTGTCCGCCCAGGGCGCGACATGGGCAGCATCCTCGAGATCGCGGCGCGCAACGAGCTTCTGCGCCGTGCGGGGACGAACTCCTCGCGCGAGTTCAAGGATCGCCTGGAGCAACAGCTCGTCACGCGCGCGGCGATCGACGAGCCCGACACGCTGTTGGAAAGCGCCCCCGACGCCTCGAGTCCCAGCTCACCGGAAACCGAGGAGGATACGGCCGAACGCCCCTCGTGGGCCGCGCTGGCCGAACGCGCCGCGGGGTTGAACGAAAGCTCGGCATGGATACCCATCCGCCCGAGCCGCAAGGGGGATGACGAATGA
- the rapZ gene encoding RNase adapter RapZ: MSAASPTTVVIVTGLSGAGKTTALHTLEDLGFFCVDNLPTALAPRAVAVCEEGGMTRVALGMDVRVRSFIAKVGEVLSELRAGARDVHVIFLDASDESLLHRFSESRRPHPLTTETAREAGREGAIAVLDGVRLERERLSPMRAQATHVYDTTHLSVHDLRRAVITHFGPAAAGAPRMLTRIVSFGFKYGTPADADLVLDVRFLENPYFVKELKRLPGTDVRVRTFVLGLSEAQEFLKKTGELLKFMLPKYEREGKSYLTIGVGCTGGRHRSVVLAEALAEMLRRDGHLSVVHRDVARGETKQPAVPPEDPEEAAMESQRHSNTELKGVVSPAIMPQGVGRSNDE, encoded by the coding sequence ATGAGCGCGGCTTCGCCGACGACCGTGGTCATCGTGACCGGGCTGTCCGGCGCGGGGAAAACCACGGCATTGCACACGCTGGAAGATCTGGGTTTCTTCTGCGTCGACAACCTGCCGACCGCCCTGGCACCGCGTGCGGTGGCCGTGTGCGAGGAAGGCGGCATGACGCGCGTCGCACTGGGGATGGACGTGCGCGTGCGGAGTTTCATCGCGAAAGTCGGCGAGGTTCTCTCCGAACTTCGCGCCGGCGCGCGCGACGTGCACGTGATCTTTCTCGATGCATCGGACGAATCGCTGCTGCATCGGTTCAGCGAATCGCGCAGACCGCACCCACTCACCACGGAAACCGCGCGTGAGGCCGGTCGGGAAGGTGCAATCGCGGTGCTCGATGGCGTGCGGCTCGAACGCGAGAGGCTTTCGCCGATGCGGGCGCAGGCCACGCACGTGTACGACACCACGCACCTGAGCGTTCATGATCTGCGGCGTGCAGTGATCACTCACTTCGGACCGGCGGCGGCGGGCGCTCCGCGCATGCTCACGCGCATCGTGTCCTTCGGCTTCAAATATGGGACGCCAGCGGACGCCGATCTGGTACTCGACGTTCGCTTTTTGGAGAACCCGTACTTCGTGAAGGAGCTCAAACGCCTTCCGGGCACCGATGTAAGGGTTCGCACCTTCGTCCTCGGCTTGTCGGAAGCGCAGGAATTCCTAAAAAAGACAGGGGAGCTTTTGAAGTTCATGCTCCCGAAGTACGAGCGAGAAGGGAAAAGTTATTTGACCATCGGGGTCGGATGTACCGGGGGGCGGCATCGTTCGGTCGTGCTCGCAGAAGCACTGGCGGAGATGCTGCGTCGTGACGGACACTTGTCCGTGGTGCATCGCGACGTGGCACGGGGGGAGACGAAGCAGCCAGCGGTACCTCCCGAGGACCCGGAGGAGGCGGCCATGGAGTCCCAACGCCACTCGAACACGGAGCTCAAAGGCGTCGTTTCCCCGGCGATCATGCCGCAGGGTGTGGGGCGGAGCAACGATGAGTAA
- a CDS encoding HPr family phosphocarrier protein — MSNRAKGRFTIVNALGLHARAATKLVQLASKYPCDVEVARDDQAANGKSVMGVLLLCGSRGTVVEVRAAGDKADECVQAIGELIASKFGEPN, encoded by the coding sequence ATGAGTAATCGCGCCAAAGGGAGATTCACCATCGTCAATGCGCTCGGGTTGCATGCGCGCGCGGCGACGAAGCTCGTGCAGCTCGCGTCGAAATATCCATGCGACGTGGAGGTCGCACGCGACGATCAGGCGGCCAACGGAAAAAGCGTCATGGGCGTTCTGCTTCTGTGCGGCTCCCGCGGCACGGTGGTGGAGGTGCGCGCAGCCGGCGACAAGGCCGATGAGTGCGTGCAGGCCATCGGGGAACTCATCGCGAGCAAATTCGGAGAGCCGAACTGA
- the ptsP gene encoding phosphoenolpyruvate--protein phosphotransferase: MSDRPPPRKDRQKGQTPPGGIRSVRTPSSGGIPVARGSSPSPSYPPPPSSGDASLETHQIKGIAGSPGVAVGTALVIGEMRAAYTRRHIHTASMDAELGRVRNAVESAKTSLREVSQRLPTDQAKTQAPILDAYLLMLDDPLLHERINRKIRSEKKCAEWAVAAASEDILRLFDGGPGEKDAYIQERRHDVEFVCDRILRALMGEPGHVIPRLDAPMIVVARDLSPADTAGMVREPALAFVTEVGTRTSHTSIMARALEIPAVVGVADALNLIRTGDTIIVDGLRGEVTVHPDERLVADAHARSARHLAFARGLLSARNQPCVAASGEAVALKANVELPAEAILALDHGAQGIGLYRTEFLYIDRSSLPTEDEQYELYRAVVEAVSPHPVTLRTFDIGGDKFASTFALPAEMNPALGLRAVRLALSRPDVFMTQLRAMVRASAHGDVRIMVPMVASVHEMRDVRKLLMRAMAEVKSRGLPHAARIPLGMMIEVPSAAVMADVFAREAEFFSIGTNDLIQYALAIDRTSRSLASLASPFDPSILRLIYSVARVAAERRVPVSLCGAMASDVLAAPLLLGLGLRDLSMEAAAIPEIKEAIRRVELAECKNAAEEALACDSAEAVESLVARVFAPRFFDLLAGSAEEPQVD, encoded by the coding sequence ATGAGCGATCGACCACCGCCGCGCAAGGATCGACAGAAAGGGCAAACGCCCCCGGGGGGGATCCGATCCGTGCGCACGCCGTCGTCGGGAGGCATTCCCGTCGCACGAGGTTCGTCGCCATCCCCTTCGTATCCGCCACCACCCTCCTCGGGCGATGCATCGCTCGAGACGCATCAGATCAAGGGCATCGCAGGCTCACCGGGCGTCGCCGTCGGGACGGCGCTGGTCATCGGCGAGATGCGTGCAGCTTACACGCGACGGCACATTCACACGGCATCGATGGACGCCGAGCTGGGACGCGTGCGCAACGCCGTCGAGTCGGCGAAGACGAGCTTGCGCGAGGTGAGCCAGCGGCTGCCCACGGACCAAGCGAAAACGCAGGCGCCCATTCTGGATGCCTACCTCCTCATGCTGGACGATCCGCTCTTGCACGAGCGGATCAACCGCAAGATCCGCAGCGAGAAGAAATGCGCCGAGTGGGCCGTCGCCGCGGCCAGCGAAGACATTTTGCGCCTCTTCGACGGCGGCCCCGGCGAGAAAGACGCGTACATCCAGGAGCGGCGGCACGACGTCGAGTTCGTGTGCGATCGCATTTTGCGCGCGCTGATGGGCGAGCCCGGGCACGTCATCCCGCGGCTCGATGCGCCGATGATCGTCGTCGCGCGCGACCTTTCGCCGGCCGACACGGCGGGCATGGTGCGCGAGCCGGCGCTGGCCTTCGTCACCGAGGTGGGAACGCGCACGAGCCACACGAGCATCATGGCGCGCGCGCTGGAGATCCCCGCCGTCGTGGGCGTGGCCGATGCGCTCAATTTGATCCGCACCGGCGACACGATCATCGTCGACGGCCTGCGCGGTGAGGTCACCGTGCATCCGGACGAGCGGCTCGTCGCGGATGCGCACGCGCGTTCGGCGCGGCACCTCGCCTTCGCGCGGGGACTGCTCTCCGCGCGCAACCAGCCGTGCGTCGCGGCCTCCGGTGAGGCGGTGGCCCTCAAGGCCAACGTGGAGCTGCCTGCAGAGGCGATTTTGGCGCTGGATCACGGCGCGCAGGGCATTGGCCTCTATCGGACGGAGTTTCTCTACATCGATCGATCGAGCTTGCCCACGGAAGACGAGCAATACGAGCTTTACCGCGCGGTGGTGGAAGCGGTCTCGCCGCACCCGGTGACGTTGCGCACGTTCGACATCGGTGGCGACAAGTTCGCGAGCACCTTCGCGCTGCCCGCCGAAATGAATCCGGCGTTGGGATTGCGCGCGGTGCGGCTGGCGCTGAGCCGGCCCGACGTCTTCATGACGCAGCTGCGCGCGATGGTGCGGGCCAGCGCGCACGGCGACGTGCGCATCATGGTGCCCATGGTGGCGAGCGTGCACGAGATGCGCGACGTGCGAAAGTTGCTCATGCGCGCGATGGCCGAGGTGAAGTCACGCGGACTGCCGCACGCGGCGCGCATTCCGCTGGGCATGATGATCGAGGTGCCCTCGGCGGCGGTGATGGCCGATGTGTTCGCGCGCGAGGCGGAGTTTTTCAGCATTGGCACGAACGACTTGATTCAATATGCGCTGGCCATCGACCGAACGAGCCGCAGCCTGGCGAGCCTCGCCTCGCCGTTCGATCCTTCGATTTTGCGACTCATCTACAGCGTTGCGCGGGTCGCGGCCGAGCGCCGCGTTCCCGTTTCCCTCTGCGGCGCGATGGCCTCCGACGTGCTCGCGGCGCCTCTTCTTCTCGGCCTCGGGCTGCGGGATCTGAGCATGGAGGCCGCGGCCATCCCCGAAATCAAAGAAGCCATCCGCCGCGTGGAGCTGGCGGAATGTAAAAATGCAGCCGAGGAAGCACTGGCCTGCGACTCCGCGGAGGCGGTGGAGTCTTTGGTGGCCCGTGTCTTCGCCCCGCGCTTCTTCGATTTGCTGGCGGGAAGCGCAGAGGAGCCCCAAGTCGACTGA
- a CDS encoding 5'-nucleotidase C-terminal domain-containing protein, whose protein sequence is MGFALFRRCVASVSAAVVVLSAFAGGTGCSSETEGASDSPCPPGQTCQARLTVLHTSDIHSRIFPYDQLITQVDSDLGLGTLGKIQNVGGVARMSYVLKRERARSERVVHLDSGDCFQGAPVFNFYAGEPEVRSLSAMGLDAAVIGNHEFDRGALNVTQQFQRWGTFSSLVANYKFDDPSNPDSPKLSTVARPFTVINREGLKIGVIGMGNLSSLTSVFDQPNRLGVTPLNTVETAQGYVDLLRPYVDLVVMVTHLGLETDQRMVRETTGIDLVLGGHNHVVINPPQEIHDCTADLSSPGFIWAVDPDLKIDPDAPPPNDEKHPDPKFHPYMMKRSCKPRNVIITHSGAFAKYVGRLDLVMSNDPAEASPDGDPTHYEPINKFEIVSSKYTAFPIDSSVPEDPVVVDMLQPYQRTLDRVADLDLLIGYSPQGSKRNAPNGGDSPLGNLVATAMWLRLGIQTDFSLTNSGGIRTDLNPGPVTVEQMYNIFPFDNSITKMQLSGLEVQDLFDFAARRSSARGCVSQIQIAGARVRLNCAVCTRPEAGPSCVIDDDCRVGTTGKCEKTAGENIGRCHLTSCADEIYIGHTNTACESDLDCPRKDDGTPHPGSCDLRGIKQCLALVKPTNLYELATSNYLAGGGSGFRVLQRNTTQFDTKVQQRDALIDYLRQQKPCGYIGEAAGTADGLKSCGIDADCRDVAPDAVCACPGQVEAQTSSGNLACVSNGSCNPSVGRCVLGGCRDSVADFHNRRCASSPDKDNCKIDLDACSLAGEECKILSCVDARAGNFSDDRQEMIGR, encoded by the coding sequence ATGGGCTTCGCGTTGTTTCGTCGTTGCGTTGCCTCCGTATCAGCGGCGGTGGTGGTGCTGTCTGCGTTTGCCGGGGGTACCGGCTGTAGCTCCGAGACCGAAGGGGCCTCGGATTCTCCGTGTCCGCCGGGGCAAACGTGCCAGGCCCGCCTGACGGTCCTGCACACCTCGGACATTCACTCGCGGATCTTTCCGTACGACCAGCTCATCACGCAGGTCGACTCGGATCTGGGGCTCGGCACCCTGGGGAAGATTCAAAACGTCGGCGGCGTCGCGCGCATGTCGTACGTGCTCAAGCGCGAGCGCGCACGCTCCGAGCGGGTCGTGCACCTCGACTCGGGCGACTGCTTCCAGGGCGCGCCCGTCTTCAACTTTTACGCGGGCGAGCCCGAGGTGCGCTCCCTCAGCGCCATGGGCCTCGATGCGGCGGTCATCGGCAACCACGAATTCGACCGCGGTGCCCTCAACGTCACGCAGCAATTCCAGCGCTGGGGCACGTTTTCGTCGCTCGTCGCCAATTACAAATTCGACGATCCGAGCAACCCGGATAGCCCGAAGCTCTCCACGGTTGCCCGGCCGTTCACGGTCATCAACCGCGAAGGCCTCAAAATCGGCGTCATCGGAATGGGCAACCTGTCGAGCCTCACCTCCGTGTTCGACCAGCCGAATCGCCTCGGCGTCACGCCGCTCAACACGGTGGAGACCGCGCAGGGCTACGTCGACCTTTTGCGGCCGTACGTCGACCTCGTGGTCATGGTCACGCACCTCGGGCTCGAAACCGATCAGCGCATGGTGCGCGAGACCACCGGCATCGACCTCGTGCTGGGCGGCCACAATCACGTGGTCATCAACCCGCCGCAGGAAATCCACGATTGCACTGCGGATTTGAGCTCGCCGGGCTTCATTTGGGCGGTCGATCCGGATCTCAAAATCGACCCCGACGCGCCCCCGCCCAACGACGAGAAGCATCCGGATCCCAAGTTCCATCCGTACATGATGAAGCGCTCCTGCAAGCCGCGGAACGTCATCATCACGCACTCGGGGGCTTTTGCGAAGTACGTCGGGCGGCTCGATTTGGTCATGTCCAACGATCCGGCCGAGGCGAGCCCCGATGGGGATCCGACGCACTACGAGCCGATCAACAAGTTCGAAATCGTCTCCAGCAAGTACACCGCCTTTCCCATCGATTCGTCGGTGCCCGAAGATCCCGTGGTGGTGGACATGCTCCAGCCGTACCAGCGGACTTTGGATCGCGTGGCCGATCTCGATCTCTTGATCGGGTATTCGCCGCAGGGCTCCAAGCGCAATGCGCCCAACGGCGGCGATTCACCGCTCGGCAACTTGGTTGCAACCGCCATGTGGCTGCGCTTGGGCATCCAAACGGACTTCTCGCTCACCAACTCGGGCGGAATTCGAACGGATTTGAATCCGGGGCCGGTGACCGTCGAGCAGATGTACAACATCTTTCCCTTCGACAACTCGATCACCAAAATGCAGCTTTCGGGGCTCGAGGTGCAGGATCTGTTCGACTTCGCGGCACGCCGGTCGTCCGCGCGCGGCTGCGTATCGCAGATACAAATTGCGGGGGCGCGCGTTCGTCTGAACTGCGCCGTGTGCACGCGTCCGGAGGCCGGGCCTAGCTGCGTCATCGACGACGATTGCCGCGTGGGCACCACGGGCAAGTGCGAAAAGACGGCGGGCGAGAACATCGGGCGCTGTCACCTCACGAGCTGCGCGGACGAGATCTACATCGGGCACACCAACACGGCGTGCGAGAGCGATCTCGATTGCCCGCGCAAGGACGATGGCACGCCGCACCCGGGTTCGTGCGATCTGCGCGGCATCAAACAGTGCCTCGCGCTGGTGAAGCCGACCAACCTCTACGAGCTCGCCACCAGCAATTACCTTGCGGGCGGCGGCTCCGGATTCCGCGTTCTTCAGCGGAATACGACGCAGTTCGATACCAAAGTTCAGCAGCGCGACGCGCTCATCGACTATCTGCGGCAGCAAAAGCCGTGCGGTTACATCGGCGAGGCCGCCGGCACGGCCGACGGGCTCAAGTCGTGCGGCATCGATGCCGATTGCCGCGACGTGGCCCCGGACGCCGTGTGCGCCTGCCCCGGCCAGGTCGAGGCGCAGACCTCGAGCGGAAACCTGGCGTGCGTGAGCAACGGAAGCTGCAATCCCTCCGTGGGGCGCTGCGTTCTCGGTGGATGCCGCGATTCGGTGGCCGATTTCCACAATCGCCGGTGCGCATCGTCACCGGACAAAGACAATTGCAAAATCGACCTCGATGCATGCTCGCTCGCGGGCGAGGAATGCAAAATTCTATCGTGCGTCGATGCGCGGGCGGGCAATTTTTCGGACGACCGGCAGGAGATGATCGGCCGATGA
- a CDS encoding TetR/AcrR family transcriptional regulator, whose product MRYPAGHREHSRERIIEAAAGLFRSRGITNTGIDAVMSAVGLTAGGFYAHFKSKQHLIGEVVKKAFADGQARLHCTDEDRRAWMETVLRRYVSRSHRDHPDQGCPMVTMLSELPHAHEVVQPIIKEELEKYADLFEKRLGEAPEGAPTARQRALGTIALMVGAVSVARMLRGSKLSDEVLTAARAVGASLVQPEKGES is encoded by the coding sequence GTGCGCTATCCGGCAGGACATCGGGAGCACTCGCGGGAGCGGATCATCGAGGCGGCGGCGGGCCTCTTTCGTTCGCGGGGCATCACCAACACGGGCATCGACGCGGTCATGTCCGCGGTGGGCCTCACCGCGGGCGGGTTTTATGCGCACTTCAAATCGAAGCAGCACCTGATTGGCGAGGTGGTGAAGAAGGCATTTGCCGACGGGCAAGCGCGTCTTCACTGCACCGACGAGGATCGGCGCGCCTGGATGGAGACGGTGCTTCGCCGCTACGTGAGCCGCTCGCACCGCGACCATCCGGACCAAGGTTGTCCGATGGTGACGATGCTCAGCGAGCTACCGCACGCGCACGAAGTGGTGCAGCCGATCATCAAGGAAGAGCTGGAGAAGTACGCCGATCTGTTCGAGAAGCGGCTCGGCGAGGCGCCCGAAGGCGCGCCGACGGCGCGGCAGCGTGCACTCGGAACCATCGCGCTCATGGTGGGCGCGGTATCGGTCGCGCGCATGCTGCGTGGCAGCAAATTGTCCGACGAGGTGCTCACCGCGGCCCGCGCCGTGGGCGCTTCGCTCGTCCAGCCGGAGAAAGGCGAATCATGA
- a CDS encoding alpha/beta hydrolase translates to MSQSLHLVSAGSGEPVLLLHSGGMSSRQWRRTIDALSPSFRVIAPDFLGCGENPLWPEDEPFHFKYDIQAVERLIADLAGPVHLVGHSYGGFIALHVARRTPARIRSIAVYDPVAFGVLYEPEDAEALEGFRRIEENPALSDPAKGGGPEWMQAFIEFWNGPGSWKTLPAATQNAFLRVGKKVYGEVFTQMRDRTPAASYSTVTAPALLLHGEISPLASRRVVERIGAAMPKATVRTVAGAGHMGPITHSGVVNDWVFRHIQASAQS, encoded by the coding sequence ATGAGCCAATCGCTCCACCTGGTATCGGCGGGCTCCGGAGAGCCCGTACTTCTTTTGCACAGCGGCGGCATGTCGTCTCGCCAATGGCGAAGGACCATCGACGCGCTGTCGCCTTCGTTTCGGGTGATCGCGCCCGACTTTCTCGGCTGCGGGGAAAACCCGCTTTGGCCAGAGGACGAGCCTTTTCATTTCAAGTACGACATCCAGGCGGTGGAGCGCCTCATCGCCGATCTCGCAGGCCCCGTGCACCTCGTGGGGCACTCGTACGGCGGATTCATCGCGTTGCACGTCGCGCGGCGTACCCCCGCGAGGATTCGCTCCATCGCGGTGTACGATCCGGTGGCGTTCGGGGTTCTCTACGAGCCGGAGGATGCCGAGGCGCTGGAGGGCTTTCGCCGCATCGAGGAGAATCCCGCGTTGAGCGATCCCGCGAAGGGCGGTGGCCCGGAGTGGATGCAGGCGTTCATCGAATTTTGGAACGGCCCCGGGAGCTGGAAGACGCTGCCCGCCGCCACGCAGAATGCGTTCTTGCGGGTCGGCAAAAAGGTCTACGGCGAGGTGTTCACGCAGATGCGAGACCGCACACCGGCCGCGAGCTATTCGACGGTCACGGCGCCGGCGCTGCTGCTCCACGGTGAGATTTCGCCCCTGGCGTCGCGACGGGTGGTGGAGCGAATCGGCGCCGCGATGCCCAAAGCCACCGTGCGCACGGTGGCGGGTGCGGGTCATATGGGACCGATTACGCACAGCGGCGTGGTGAACGATTGGGTATTTCGGCATATCCAGGCTTCCGCGCAATCGTAA
- a CDS encoding DUF6528 family protein yields MRYRFAFVAMLGSTFLLACANRSDDATGSDGAVQAEEMTAIAETDPEPDESEDGIDGEPPLSIDENEGADEASVDDPEMASDGSQTDDDDTTAISTLDLGGKPTGASYMAVVEQKTNRIMVFPESDPTWTGRKPSWSWGANNSPQIPSSQRSRFDNPSDVKLKKNGTVLVAASGGGVAIIRKSDRRATFVAYPGGNPHAIETLPGGHLVTASSEGFLCVYSTRKGESRTCHRTNFAKAHGVVWDSARKRLWVVGGKQLGSYSLSGSTLKLDKAWKIPGNGHDLMPDGKDTLLFSSTHDVYSFDRVAHTYRAIAKIDPKNYIKGIDRHPRTKELVISRDHDLSDKVYGDPWVYRYTASGARTVFSRKGAEFYKVRWWVAR; encoded by the coding sequence ATGAGATACCGCTTTGCGTTCGTGGCGATGCTTGGCAGTACATTTCTGCTGGCTTGTGCGAATCGTTCGGACGATGCAACGGGGAGCGACGGCGCCGTGCAGGCCGAGGAGATGACGGCCATTGCCGAAACGGATCCGGAGCCCGACGAAAGCGAAGACGGAATCGATGGCGAGCCGCCGCTCAGCATCGACGAAAACGAAGGGGCGGACGAAGCGAGCGTCGACGATCCGGAGATGGCCAGCGACGGCAGCCAGACGGACGACGACGACACCACGGCGATATCGACCTTGGATCTCGGCGGAAAGCCGACTGGGGCTTCGTACATGGCCGTCGTCGAGCAAAAGACGAATCGCATCATGGTCTTTCCGGAATCCGACCCCACGTGGACGGGTCGAAAACCGAGTTGGTCGTGGGGGGCGAACAATTCGCCGCAAATCCCATCGAGCCAGAGGAGTCGCTTCGACAATCCGAGCGACGTCAAATTGAAGAAGAATGGCACCGTGCTGGTGGCGGCATCGGGCGGCGGCGTTGCCATCATCCGAAAGAGCGATCGCCGCGCGACGTTCGTCGCCTACCCCGGTGGGAATCCGCACGCCATCGAGACCTTACCGGGAGGCCACCTGGTGACCGCATCGAGCGAGGGCTTTCTTTGCGTGTACAGCACCCGAAAGGGAGAATCGCGCACGTGCCATCGCACGAACTTCGCCAAGGCGCACGGCGTCGTTTGGGACAGTGCGCGCAAGCGACTATGGGTCGTCGGCGGGAAGCAGCTCGGTTCCTATTCGCTGAGCGGCAGCACGTTGAAGCTGGACAAGGCCTGGAAGATACCGGGCAATGGACACGATCTGATGCCCGACGGCAAAGATACGCTCTTGTTTTCGTCGACCCACGACGTCTATTCGTTCGATCGCGTGGCGCACACGTATCGGGCCATCGCCAAAATCGACCCGAAGAATTACATCAAAGGCATCGATCGGCATCCGCGCACCAAAGAGTTGGTCATCTCGCGGGATCACGATCTCTCGGACAAGGTGTACGGCGATCCATGGGTGTACCGATACACCGCGTCGGGAGCGCGGACGGTATTCAGCCGCAAGGGGGCCGAGTTTTACAAGGTGCGCTGGTGGGTCGCGCGCTAG
- a CDS encoding MarR family transcriptional regulator: MTADGTGLARGRRNLGLLDGLVQLSFTVHAALERVAERHDLSLAQVRLLGILRDRKPAMQELATYLNLDKSSITGLVTRAEARGFVQRFTTPEDRRAVNVTLTPKGREVTQVFVKQLEQELAVLIENLSDTDRRRLSKLASRIVTDDIHRRFPDGTILPRE, from the coding sequence ATGACGGCGGACGGAACAGGGCTAGCGCGTGGACGGCGCAATTTGGGCTTGTTGGACGGATTGGTGCAGCTCTCGTTCACGGTGCATGCCGCGCTCGAGCGCGTCGCCGAGCGGCACGACCTATCGCTTGCCCAGGTGCGGTTGTTGGGCATCCTGCGCGATCGAAAGCCCGCCATGCAGGAGCTTGCGACGTACCTCAACCTCGACAAGTCGAGCATCACGGGGCTCGTGACCCGCGCAGAGGCGCGCGGATTCGTTCAGCGGTTCACGACACCGGAGGATCGGCGTGCGGTGAACGTCACCCTGACCCCGAAAGGGCGAGAGGTCACCCAGGTCTTCGTCAAACAGCTCGAACAGGAGCTCGCCGTCCTCATCGAGAATTTGAGCGACACCGACCGACGACGCCTGTCGAAACTTGCGAGCCGCATCGTCACAGACGACATCCACCGCCGCTTCCCCGACGGCACGATCCTACCGCGTGAGTAA